The proteins below come from a single Anaerolineae bacterium genomic window:
- the gap gene encoding type I glyceraldehyde-3-phosphate dehydrogenase, with the protein MAVRVGINGFGRIGRQVFKAIRDYYPETLEVVAFNDIGDLKTMAHLLKYDSNYGRFNGCVEVGDDALIVDGKPIKALKESDLSNLPWADLGVEIVIESTGVFTSKKDGVSKKGKVVQGAENHITKGGAKKVIISAPADGEDITIVMGVNDHMYDPAVHHVISNASCTTNCLAPAAKVVHDKFRIVRGLMTTIHAYTNDQRILDLPHSDLRRARAAAMNIIPTTTGAAKAVALVIPDLKGKFDGYALRVPISTVSVVDFTAQVEIPTTTEELRQAFRDAAAGPLKGILAAVEEPLVSIDFKGDPHSSSVDLQFTQVLGGSGDFVKVVAWYDNEWGYAVRTADLANLIASKL; encoded by the coding sequence ATGGCAGTCAGAGTAGGGATCAATGGGTTCGGCCGCATTGGCCGCCAAGTGTTCAAGGCGATCCGGGATTACTATCCGGAAACGCTAGAAGTCGTGGCGTTCAACGATATCGGCGACCTGAAGACCATGGCTCACCTGCTCAAGTATGACTCGAACTATGGCAGGTTTAATGGGTGCGTCGAGGTCGGGGATGATGCCCTCATCGTAGATGGCAAGCCCATTAAGGCGCTGAAGGAGAGCGATCTAAGTAATCTACCGTGGGCTGATCTGGGCGTTGAAATCGTCATCGAATCTACCGGGGTATTCACCTCTAAAAAGGACGGAGTTAGCAAGAAAGGCAAAGTGGTCCAAGGCGCCGAGAACCATATCACCAAGGGAGGAGCTAAGAAGGTCATCATCTCCGCTCCGGCGGACGGCGAGGACATCACCATTGTGATGGGCGTCAACGATCATATGTACGATCCAGCCGTCCATCACGTCATCTCGAACGCTTCTTGTACCACCAACTGCTTAGCTCCGGCGGCTAAGGTCGTCCACGACAAGTTCCGCATCGTACGTGGCCTAATGACGACGATCCACGCTTACACGAATGATCAGCGTATCTTGGACTTACCTCATAGCGACTTGCGGCGCGCGCGCGCGGCGGCAATGAACATCATCCCCACTACGACCGGCGCGGCCAAAGCCGTCGCATTGGTCATTCCCGACCTAAAAGGCAAGTTCGACGGCTATGCCTTGCGCGTTCCCATATCGACCGTTTCCGTCGTGGACTTTACGGCCCAGGTCGAAATCCCAACAACCACAGAAGAGCTGCGTCAGGCGTTCCGTGACGCGGCGGCCGGACCGTTAAAGGGCATCTTGGCAGCAGTGGAAGAGCCGCTGGTCTCCATTGACTTCAAGGGAGATCCCCATTCCTCCTCTGTGGACTTGCAGTTTACACAGGTATTGGGCGGCTCCGGCGACTTCGTCAAGGTCGTCGCCTGGTACGACAACGAATGGGGATATGCCGTGCGTACAGCCGATTTGGCTAACCTGATCGCCAGCAAGCTGTAG
- the yvcK gene encoding uridine diphosphate-N-acetylglucosamine-binding protein YvcK, translating into MRKWVKAHAGSHWKWLYPGMQVKRWVLLLIAGVAMLSVGLATLFDKLRTHPAFRFLGEWETWRLPASLYIAGWGMLGGAVTVLAIVQLNRSLLSAFMRPDHPNVVDVVYEHRRRRGGPKVVAIGGGTGLSTLLRGLKAYTDNITAIVTVADDGGSSGRLRRELQVLPPGDFRNCIAALADDEALITQLFQYRFSEGAGLCGHNFGNLFIAAMTAITGSFDRALVESSRVLAVRGQVLPSTLRSVVLYADVREDRPGSEPRWERIWGESSIPTLAQGRVIERVFLQPEDPPAYPEAVRAILDADLIVIGPGSLFTSVLPNLLVPDITAAVRASPAVKVYVCNVATQRGETEGFGVHEHVRALQSHVGSDLFELVLANDHFPTSYPPGEGVAWVHLPTAEMIKSGGYRMITDDLVDPEQPWRHKPDKLARRLLSLYHEEVARRALAQA; encoded by the coding sequence ATGCGCAAGTGGGTCAAGGCGCATGCCGGATCGCACTGGAAATGGCTCTACCCTGGCATGCAGGTCAAACGTTGGGTCCTCCTTCTCATTGCGGGAGTGGCCATGCTCAGCGTTGGGCTGGCCACATTGTTTGATAAACTGAGAACACATCCCGCGTTCCGATTTCTGGGAGAATGGGAAACCTGGAGGTTACCTGCTTCCCTGTACATCGCTGGCTGGGGGATGCTGGGCGGGGCAGTCACGGTCTTGGCAATAGTGCAATTGAACCGCTCTTTGCTGTCCGCCTTCATGCGCCCCGATCACCCGAACGTGGTGGACGTCGTATATGAACACCGGCGGCGGCGCGGAGGGCCAAAGGTCGTAGCCATCGGCGGCGGGACGGGCTTATCTACTCTTCTGCGCGGGCTGAAGGCGTATACGGATAACATCACGGCCATCGTCACAGTGGCTGACGACGGAGGTAGCTCGGGCCGGCTCCGACGTGAGCTTCAAGTATTGCCTCCGGGAGATTTCCGCAACTGCATTGCTGCGCTGGCCGATGATGAAGCGTTGATCACCCAGCTATTTCAGTATCGCTTCAGTGAGGGAGCTGGGCTCTGCGGCCATAACTTCGGGAATCTCTTCATCGCGGCGATGACGGCGATCACCGGCAGCTTCGACCGGGCATTGGTCGAGTCGAGCCGGGTGTTGGCCGTGCGGGGCCAGGTGTTGCCATCCACGCTGCGCAGTGTCGTCCTTTATGCCGACGTGCGAGAGGATCGGCCCGGGTCGGAACCGCGCTGGGAACGGATTTGGGGGGAATCGAGCATTCCTACGCTAGCCCAGGGCCGAGTGATCGAGCGAGTCTTCTTACAGCCAGAAGATCCGCCGGCTTACCCAGAAGCTGTACGCGCGATCCTGGATGCCGATCTAATCGTGATCGGGCCAGGGAGCCTGTTCACCAGTGTGTTGCCTAACCTCCTGGTGCCTGACATCACGGCGGCAGTGCGAGCCTCGCCGGCGGTGAAGGTGTATGTGTGCAATGTGGCCACACAGCGCGGCGAGACAGAGGGCTTTGGCGTCCACGAGCATGTGCGAGCCTTGCAATCCCATGTGGGAAGCGACCTGTTCGAACTCGTGTTGGCCAACGACCATTTTCCCACCTCTTATCCCCCTGGCGAAGGGGTTGCCTGGGTGCACCTGCCCACGGCCGAGATGATAAAGTCAGGCGGCTATCGCATGATCACCGACGATCTGGTGGATCCGGAGCAACCGTGGCGCCACAAGCCGGACAAGCTCGCCCGTCGCCTGTTGTCGCTTTATCATGAGGAGGTCGCACGGCGTGCTTTGGCACAAGCGTAG
- a CDS encoding putative 2-aminoethylphosphonate ABC transporter substrate-binding protein translates to MHQSVLAKGVLLCCLAIIAFLPACTPVVQNQAMTSEITVYTALEDDQLAVYLPLFNAKHPDIKVNIVRDSTGIITAKLLAEKDNPQADVVWGLAASSLLIADQQGMLEPYAPAGLDRIYPNFRDSKNPPHWVGIDAWFSAFCVNTVELQAKGLPMPKSWDDLINPVYKGYIVMPNPNSSGTGYLSVSAILQLKGEEEGWKYLDALHENIAVYTHSGSKPCKMAGAGETVIGISFDYRAIKQKAEGQPIEPVFPAEGSGWEIEANALIKKANIKPAARIFLDWAISEEAMRAYAANYPVTAAKTDVPIPDGYPPDPVAQLIKNDFNWAAANRDRILAEWLRRYDAKSEPK, encoded by the coding sequence ATGCATCAGTCTGTACTTGCGAAGGGTGTTCTCCTTTGTTGCTTAGCGATCATTGCGTTCCTACCGGCCTGTACGCCTGTGGTCCAGAATCAAGCTATGACCAGCGAAATCACCGTCTACACGGCATTGGAAGATGATCAACTTGCGGTCTACCTGCCCCTATTCAACGCTAAACACCCTGACATCAAGGTCAACATTGTGCGTGATTCAACGGGCATCATCACCGCCAAGCTGCTAGCTGAGAAGGACAACCCACAGGCCGATGTCGTATGGGGCTTGGCAGCTTCCAGTTTGCTAATCGCTGATCAGCAAGGAATGCTTGAGCCATATGCCCCGGCCGGGTTAGATCGAATCTATCCCAACTTCCGCGATAGCAAAAATCCACCCCATTGGGTCGGCATTGACGCTTGGTTCTCAGCCTTTTGTGTGAATACGGTCGAACTGCAAGCCAAGGGCCTGCCGATGCCTAAATCCTGGGACGACTTGATCAATCCGGTCTACAAAGGATATATCGTGATGCCCAATCCCAATTCCTCCGGCACCGGCTATCTGTCGGTTTCTGCCATCCTGCAACTCAAGGGAGAGGAAGAAGGTTGGAAATATCTCGACGCGCTGCACGAAAACATCGCCGTCTATACGCACTCTGGTTCTAAGCCGTGCAAGATGGCTGGCGCCGGTGAGACGGTGATCGGCATCTCCTTTGATTACCGTGCCATTAAACAGAAGGCTGAGGGACAGCCTATTGAGCCGGTGTTCCCTGCTGAGGGCTCTGGCTGGGAGATTGAGGCCAACGCGCTGATCAAGAAGGCCAACATCAAACCAGCCGCTCGTATATTTCTGGATTGGGCGATTAGCGAGGAGGCAATGCGAGCCTATGCGGCTAATTATCCAGTGACTGCTGCCAAAACCGATGTCCCCATACCAGATGGTTACCCGCCTGATCCGGTGGCGCAGTTGATTAAGAACGATTTCAATTGGGCCGCTGCAAACCGCGATCGAATACTGGCTGAATGGCTCAGACGCTACGACGCCAAATCTGAGCCAAAATAA